ATCATTGCCTTGAGTATTGGAATTCATAATCTTGGTGAAGGACTTGCTATAGGTGGAGCGTATGCAGTGGGAGAGGTATCATTAGGAGCTTTTCTTGTACTTGGATTCATGATTCATAATATAACTGAAGGCGTTGCCATAGTGGCACCTTTATCCAAAAGTAAGACCCCTCTCTGGCATCTATTAGTTTTAGGCTTGGTTGCAGGGGCTCCCACCATAATCGGAACATGGATCGGTGGATTTACCTTCTCTCGTGTATGGTCGTTACTACTAATATCGATAGGTGCCGGAGCTATATTTCAGGTTGTGCTGCTAATTTACGGCCAGATGCGATTAGCGTCGATACGTCGTAATGTCCAATCCATTGTTACCTATAGAAATGTGATTGGCTTTATGAGTGGGTTAGTAGTAATGTATGCTACAGGTCTTTTTGTAACTGCTTGAAATCGTTAGGCGTCAGATAAAAGTGGACCTTTATTGGCCGTTCCGGATAATTTTATCCTTATCTCTGATTTTTTAAATTGAAAGTTATTACAACTATTGAAAGACTGATCTACCGCGTATTAGTCCTATTAACGTTTAATACGGGAATCATCTACGCTCAGATAGGCGGAATATCCAATTCGAAAGTCGTAGTGCCCGGAACGGAAACTGTGGGAGTCGGAGTTTTTGAATTTGAACCCGCATTCGAATTCTTCAGTCCAAAAAGCGAGTGGGATAGTAATAGTAACTTAGTGACATTTGACAGTTCCTCTACGGAATCGAGTTATGGATTTAGATTTACGACAGGAGTGAGAGAAAATTTGGAAGTGGGTATGATAATACCGAGTGACGTGTCCTCATTGAATTTTGGACTGAAATGGTTATTTTGGAGCCGAAGGGGCCTATCGGTTGCCCTCCAATCAGGACTCAATTTCGATGCTCTGGACGAGAACAGGCACAAAGATGCGGGTGTAGCAAAGATATTCGGCTACGGATTGGTACTGACTTACGAACCCGAAAACAAAATCTCGATTGATTCGGATATTTCACTATCATTTTACACGGCAGAGGTCGATGGTCAATCGGTGGGTCATTCGGGATCATTTAACATAGGCGTATCATATGGATTTTCGAAAACTTTTCACAGTGTAGCGGAATATAATTTCAATTGGATAACATTCGAGAATAGAGATTTTGATTCGAAGATAGGGGGTGGATTGCTGGGTTTCACCTTCGGAGCAAGTCCGTCAACCTTAGTCATTATGGGGTTACAATATGGTGTTCACGGTACGAATAATCCAAAAGGTGTAGCATATATAGCTGCTTTTACGTTTACGATTTAACAGAATAAAAGAGCGATTATGGATTTCTGATCAAGAGTGACCCGCTCCCTGTAGCAGAACTATTTACTACGCCATAAAAAAACCCTGATTTTCTAAATTCTCATAAACTCCGGGTTTCATGAGTTTTGAGATAACCGCAGTCGTGGTTCCCTTGCCGATAATATTTACCAAAAATATTACTTGACATTTAAATATTTTAATGTTAAAGTATATTTATGCCGACACACTACAAAGGAACGGTCAAAGAACGCAGGGCTCTCAACGCCTGGATCAAATTTATGAGAGCCGGTATTACTCTGGACTCTCAGTTAACGAATAGTCTTCGCAGGTTTGAACTTACTGAAAGTCAATTCGCCGTAATAGAAGCGTTGTATCATCTTGGTCCGATGAACCTGACGGAAATAAGTGCAAAACTCCTTTGTACGGGTGGAAATTTGACAACTGTGGTGGATAATTTGGAAAAACAAGACTTAGTGAAACGGGTTCCAAGCAAAACCGACCGGCGTCAATATGAAATTCATCTTACCCCAAAGGGGAAATCGCATATAAAAAAACTGTTTCCCGATCATGTTAAGGCGATAGTCCGGGAAATGAGCGTTCTCTCCCCTTCTGAACAGGATGAACTTTCAAGGTTATGTAAAAAACTTGGGTTGGAAATAATAAAACAAAATAAATAAAAGAATGGAGCTGGAATTGTCTGATAACGATAAAATAATATTAGTCACGGGAGCAACCGGAACTCAGGGCGGCGCCGTAGCGCGCAACCTGCTGGATAAAGGATGGAAAGTAAGGGCATTGACCCGAAACAGTGAAAGCGAGAAGGCGCTTGAGTTGAAATCGTTGGGCGCGGAAGTTGTTCAGGGAGATATGAATGACCCCGAATCGCTCAAAGAGCCTTTGCGCGGAACTTATGGAGTATTCTCTGTCCAAAATTTTTGGGAAGCGGGAAATGAAGGCGAAATAAAATTAGGAAAGACGCTCGCTTCAGCAGCGAAAGAAGCCGATGTAAAGCATTTTGTTTATTCATCGGTTGCAAGCGCGGATAAAAACACGGAAATAGTTCATTTCGACAGCAAGTTCCAAATAGAGGAATTCATCAGAACTATTGATATTCCATACACCATTATACGTCCGGTGTTTTTTATGGATAATTTCTTTATGATGAAGGAACAGATCGAGGAGGGTAACATATCGAACGCCATTCTCCCTGAAATTCCCCTTCAGATGATAGCATCAAACGATATCGGGATATTTGCCGCCCATGTGTTTGATAATCCTGAAAAATATATAGGCAAAGCAATAGACATTGCGGGTGATTCGGTTACCATGCCTGAATCTGCCGAACTCATCGGTGATATGATCGGAAAACCTGTGGAATATACCGCTCTTTCAATGGAAGAGTTCCGCTCTGCCATGGGTGACGAATATGCGACGATGGTCGATTGGTTTAACAAGGTCGGCTACAGCGTTGATATAGCAGAACTCGAGAGAAGCAACGACATCAAAATGAAAAGGTTCAACGAGTGGCTCCTTGAAGTAGAATGGTAGTAAAGATCATCTGTATCGATTATTAAAACGAGCGTTAGTACAGCTGGAAAGTTTCGTCTTACGAGAGGCTGAATCAATAGAGACCTCCTCACTTCAAAATAGGAGGTCTCTCTTTATATCTTCAGTCGCCTCATTTGTTGATAGAAGTTACAAAAGTGTATTTTAGGATTCAGCCCGAATTCTACTCGAGTTCTCATAAACGGCCGTTCATAAGACAATAGTAAGAACGATGAGTAGAAGAAGATCAATCAGCAAAAAACAGATGGAATTACAGAAAAGTGTTTCTTAATTTATCATAATGGTATGTCCTAATCGTTTTGACGACCTGCACGCCCCGACCGGAACTATTCAGGGAGTTGGGTTATGAACATATATTAATGAATAAGAAAGTAAAGTGAAAATAATGAACGAAGAAAAAACTCTTCAGCAAGCAGTTGACATTAAAACAAACAAGACGTCCTACACCGATGAAGAGCAACAAATAATAAATATATCAGATTCGATAGTAGCTGAAAGAATTGGAGTCGCCAGAAATTTAGAGAGTAAGGTAGAAGAACTATCGAATAGAATACTTAGAGATGTCGATGATCCTAAAAACTGGCAGCCTTCTGATTATTTACCGGATTTTGCAGATGAATGGGAATATGACATAAATACGATACAAAAACAATCTGAAGCATTGCCGGATGAATTGCTTGTAGTTTTAGTCGGCGATATGATAACAGAAGAAGGATTACCAACCTATCAATCACTGCTTAATAGAATAGCTCCTATCACGGAAATAACCGGAAATCAAGACACTGCCTGGGGGAAATGGACAAGATGGTGGACTGCCGAAGAAAACAGACACGGAGATTTATTACATACTCATTTAATGTTTATACCGAGATTGAATATGTATGCCGTAGAAAGGGACATTCAAATTCTATTAGGGCGCGGCTTTGATCCGGGCGTCGGTGAAGACCCGTACAAACTGATGGTTTATACCAGCTTCCAGGAGAAAGCAACCTTTATCTCTCATTTAGGAACCGCTAAAATTGCTAAAACCCAGGGAGATGAAAGGTTATATGATATTTGCAATATTATTTCCAAAGATGAATTAAGACATTTCAGCTTTTACAAAGAAGTTATGAGTGAAATATTCGACGTTGATCAAAATGGCGCCATGACTGCATACGCTCATATGATGAAAAGAACCATATCCATGCCTGCTAAAGAAATGGATAACAGCAAAAATCCTACATTGTTTACCGACTTTTCTGAGGTAGCTCAGGCAACCGGTGTCTACACCGCAAAAGAATATGCCGGGATAATAGAACAATTAAATGCAGATTGGAAAATAAGAGATAGAGATGTCACAACTGTTGACGCAAGTAAAGCTCAAGAATATTTATTAAAACTTCCCGGAAGATATCTGAAATTAGTCGAGCGAAGAAAAAGTAAAGAATTTAGATTTGATGTTTCTAAATTTGATTGGATCAAATAAAATTACATATATCTGTTAATTGAGAATCTAATGCGGGGGATGATTAGATAGATTCTTAATTTTCTCAAGGATCAAAAGCAAGAGTACTGTGCTATCCCTTTATTACCAACTGTTACAAAGGACTGATGACCTCACAGCGACTATTTTCTCTCCCGCCAGAGGCGGTGGCTGCCTTATTTTTGATCAAAATATTCCGAGATAAATCAGAAACGGCAACAATATATAAAGAATCCCGTCACGAATAGCATAGAAAATGACGATAGTCCAAAGAACTTTCCAACCTCTTTTCTTGACAAAAACCTTAAAGCCTTCTTCGCGAAGCAATTTTACCCAATCGATAATAAATAACGGCAGCAAAAATTTCATATCTTAATCGCCCCGACAATCTATCGGGATTCTTCGAAAGCGAGGACGCTTTTACTGATTGTAATTTCTATATCCTCGCTTGAGTGCGCGAGAGAGATGAACATCGCTTCGTATGCCGATGGGGCAAGGTAAATTCCTGATTCGAGCATAGTGTGAAAATAATTTTTATATCTCCCGGATACGTTATCAGGAATATCCTCTAATTTCTCTATCGGCTTATCTGTAAAGTATATACATAGTAAAGAACCGACCCGTTGAACAGCCGCCTCAACTTTTAGCGAACTAATGCCGTCGTTCAATCCTCTTTCTAATTCGGCGCTCAGCTGTTCCAATTTCTCATATGTTCCGGGTTTTGACAATTCGTTCAAAACTGTCAGCCCCGCTGACGTAGCCAGCGGATTACCAGAAAGCGTTCCCGCCTGATATACAGCACCTGCCGGAGCAACCATATCCATCAATTCGGTCTTACCTCCGTAAGCTCCGACAGGAAGACCGCCGCCGATTATTTTTCCGAGAGTTGTAATATCGGGCATTACGTTGTAGAGTTCCTGCGCTCCGCCGAGCGCCACCCGGAATCCCGTTATTACCTCATCAAAGATCAGAAGAATACCGTCCCCGTCGCAGCGCTCCCTCAGCCCTTCAAGAAAACCCTCCTTTGGAGGGACACAACCCATGTTGGCGGCAACCGGCTCAACGATTATCGCCGCCACTTCCCCCTTGTTGTCGGATAACAGCTTATCCAGAGAATCCGGATCGTTATAAGAAGAAATTAGAGTGTCAGCCGTTACGCTTCCCGGCACACCCGGACTGCTCGGCTCGCCGAACGTCAGCGCTCCCGACCCCGCTTGAACCAGAAAACTATCCGCATGACCGTGATAACAGCCCGAGAATTTTATTATTTTATCACGCCCGGTCGCCGCTCTCGCTAATCTGATGGCGCTCATAGTCGCTTCAGTTCCCGAACTGACCAATCTGACCTTTTCAATTGACGGTACGGTTTCTACTATCTTTTCAGCCAACAGAATTTCGTTCTCCGTCGGCGCTCCAAAACTTGAACCTTTCTCCACCGCATCTTTGATAGCCGCTGCAACTGCCGGATGCGCATGACCGAGTATCAGCGGTCCCCAGGAACAGACATAATCAATGTATTCATTCCCGTCAACGTCGTAAATTTTTGAACCTTTTGCGCTCAAAATAAAAGGAGGAGATCCTCCTACCGCGCCGAACGCCCTGACAGGTGAATTAACGCCGCCCGGGATAACTTTTTCCGCTCTACGGAAAAACTCCTCACTTCTTTGCAGAGAGAAATCTTCAGTCACGAAATCGCCTTCGCTGCTTCCTTCGCGAAATATGTCAAAATGATATCCGCTCCCGCACGTTTAATAGAGATAAGAGACTCGAGCATCGCTGCATCGCCGTCCAACCAGCCTCGCTCCGCCGCGGCTTTTATCATAGCATACTCCCCGCTGACGTTATACGCCGCAACAGGCAGATCCCATCTTTCTTTTACTTCCCGTATTATATCAAGATATGGCAGAGCAGGTTTTACCATAATAATATCCGCTCCCTCTTCCACATCGAGCTCTACCTCCCTGAGCGCTTCCCTGCGATTTGCGGGATCCATTTGATAAGATTTTCGATCACCGAACTGAGGCGATGAATCAACCGCTTCGCGGAACGGACCATAAAATGACGATGAAAATTTAGCGGCATAACTTAATATCGGAATTAGTGCATGCCCTTCATCGTCAAGAGCAGACCGTATGGCGCCCACCATACCGTCAATCATTCCTGACGGGGCAACTATGTCCACACCCGCTTTGGCATGTGAGATCACCTGCTTCTGCAGGTTTAACAGAGTAGCATCGTTGTCGAGCTCGCCTGATTTTGTCACCACACCGCAGTGACCGTGGTCGGTGTATTCACAGAAGCAAACGTCAGAGATCACCAACAGATGCGGGATTGCATCCTTCAAAGCCTTTGTTGCGATCTGTATGATGCCGTTATCGTTCCAAGTTTCCGAACCGACCGAATCTTTGCTATTAGGAATTCCAAAGAGAATCACTGCTTTTATACCAAGAGAAAACGTTTCTTTTGCATCCTTGATCAGTTCGTCTATCGAAAATTGGAATTGCCCCGGAAGTGAACTGATGGGATTACGTACCGATTTGCCATGCACAACAAAATACGGCTGTATAAAATCTTCGGGGCTTAACTTCGTTTCACGAACGAGGTCTCTGATTGAGGCAGTTCTCCTCAATCGTCTCGGTCGGCGTTTAAGTGTAAACATTTACTATCTCTGCCAAAGGAGCGTTTTTTATATTTGATAAGTACTCAGATATTTTAACCGCCGTAGCTTTACCATTTGCTATACAATCTTCGACAGATACGCCTCCCCTATACGCCCCGGTCATATAAAGACCCGGATAATTTGCCTCAACATTATTCAATTCGTTCAGTATCTCATGATAACCTATAGTGTACTGTGGAATTGCTTTCTTCTTTATGAATACTTCCTTTAATATCGGCTTTCCTGTGATGTGAAGAATCTTCTCCAAGCTCGTGTGAACCAGGTCAATAAGTTCATTTGGTTCCAATTCGGTTAATTCAGGATGTCTTTTCCCGCCGATAAAATTGGTAAGTAATACTTTGCCATCAGGCGCTCTTCCATCGAAGAAGGACGATGTCCAGAGTGATCCAAGAAATTTATTCGGTTCGCAAGGCGGAGATAACATTCCGAATCCGTTGAGGGGATGTCCAATATCGTTCCTGTTGTAACCAAGCGAAACCACAGCCATAGGGGCGTAGTCGATTATTCTAAGATCGTTTGCCACCTTAGACGAAAACGGCTCTAATAGTTTTGCCGTTTGATATGACGGAGTGGAAATAACTACTGATCTGGCGCTAATTATGTTCGCTGTTCCACCTTTTTCCACCGTTACTTTATAAAAAGAAGCGGATTCGTTCGGAGATAATATACTTTTAACCTCGGCTCTCGTCTGCACCTTATCTCCAAGAATTTTTGTCAACTTTTCAGGCAGAGTCTTAAGTCCCTTCCTAAACGAGAAAAGCTTTGGACGGGCGCCTTTTGTTTTACTTTTTGACCTATTGAATATCTTTTTCACCATGCCGCCTATCAGGCTCCCATACTCTGTTTCTAAGGCATGAAGTCTCGGGAATGTGCTGCGTAAGCTGATTTTTTCCGGATCGCCCGCGTAGATGCCTCCCACGAACGGAGCCACAGCATAGTCAAGAATTTCCCTGCCCAGGCGTCTGATTACAAATTCAGCCACCGATTCATCTGTTTTGCCGGAAGGTTTTATGAAAGGTTCCCTCAAAAGTCTCAACTTGGCGGAAAGAGAAAACAAATTAGTGGTCGCGAACGATACCGGACTGAGCGGAATAGGAACGGGTTTTCCTCCCTTCAGGATATAACGGTATTTCTGAATATCGTTTGCGTATAGCACTTCGTCTTTTAAGCCGGCAGCATCAATAGTTTCCAATAGTTCATTTGTTCTTCCTTGAAGTGTCGATGGCCCGTGTTCGATGAGAAATCCATCTTTCAGAGTTGTGTTGATCACTCCGCCGACCCTTTCGTCAGCCTCGAACAGACGAACGGCAATTCCGAATTTATCAAGCCAGAATGCGGTCGACAAACCGGAAATGCCCCCACCGATTATTACTACCGGGACAGTGTCGGAATTAGTCAGTTCCATGATTCAATCCTCTGAAGAACCAATTCTTTCAAGGCGCTTATAAATTTCGGAGAATCGTTCAATGCCGGCATGACCTCATACGTTTCTATGCCTGCTTTGGTCGCTAAATCACGGTTAAATATGCCGAGTTCAAATAGGGTTTCTGAGTGATCATTAACAAAAGCGACCGGAATTACGAGCAGGTTTTTCACCCCATTTTTCCCGAGTTCCGGTATCATCTTGTCAGTAGCCGGACCAAGCCATTCTACCTTTGTAACCCTACTCTGGAAACTAATCGAATGGTGATATCTGTTCTCCAGCTTAGAAACAACCAAGTCCACCGTAGCACGCACCTGCTTTTCATAAGGATCCCCTTTTTCTATCACGCTTAGCGGTACTCCATGCGCGCTAAACAAAAGATGCATATCATCATCTCCGACACCGTTAAATTTTTCGATACCTTCCAGGATCCTCTCTGTGAGCGCTTCGATATATGAAGGAAAATCATGGTAGTCATGTATGAGTCTGAATTCTATCTCTGAATCTTTTCTTTTTTTTATGACCCGTTCAAATTCATGCAGACTTGAACCGGTAGATGTGATAGAGTAATGCGGATATAATGGGAGAAGAATCACCTTTTTTATTCCTTCTGTGATCAGGTCCTCTACTGTGCTC
The window above is part of the Candidatus Neomarinimicrobiota bacterium genome. Proteins encoded here:
- the hemG gene encoding protoporphyrinogen oxidase, coding for MELTNSDTVPVVIIGGGISGLSTAFWLDKFGIAVRLFEADERVGGVINTTLKDGFLIEHGPSTLQGRTNELLETIDAAGLKDEVLYANDIQKYRYILKGGKPVPIPLSPVSFATTNLFSLSAKLRLLREPFIKPSGKTDESVAEFVIRRLGREILDYAVAPFVGGIYAGDPEKISLRSTFPRLHALETEYGSLIGGMVKKIFNRSKSKTKGARPKLFSFRKGLKTLPEKLTKILGDKVQTRAEVKSILSPNESASFYKVTVEKGGTANIISARSVVISTPSYQTAKLLEPFSSKVANDLRIIDYAPMAVVSLGYNRNDIGHPLNGFGMLSPPCEPNKFLGSLWTSSFFDGRAPDGKVLLTNFIGGKRHPELTELEPNELIDLVHTSLEKILHITGKPILKEVFIKKKAIPQYTIGYHEILNELNNVEANYPGLYMTGAYRGGVSVEDCIANGKATAVKISEYLSNIKNAPLAEIVNVYT
- the hemH gene encoding ferrochelatase: LDDVKPFLRNLFNDPDIIDLPMGKILRPILAWNITRKRLPESIQIYENIGGGSPLRELSQKQAEALESKLSENGSFKVYIAMRYWHPFTKSTVEDLITEGIKKVILLPLYPHYSITSTGSSLHEFERVIKKRKDSEIEFRLIHDYHDFPSYIEALTERILEGIEKFNGVGDDDMHLLFSAHGVPLSVIEKGDPYEKQVRATVDLVVSKLENRYHHSISFQSRVTKVEWLGPATDKMIPELGKNGVKNLLVIPVAFVNDHSETLFELGIFNRDLATKAGIETYEVMPALNDSPKFISALKELVLQRIESWN
- a CDS encoding MarR family transcriptional regulator; this translates as MPTHYKGTVKERRALNAWIKFMRAGITLDSQLTNSLRRFELTESQFAVIEALYHLGPMNLTEISAKLLCTGGNLTTVVDNLEKQDLVKRVPSKTDRRQYEIHLTPKGKSHIKKLFPDHVKAIVREMSVLSPSEQDELSRLCKKLGLEIIKQNK
- a CDS encoding ZIP family metal transporter, with the translated sequence LTAIEQPVSKHRARKNEESKENAASLDTKSVLTLAYIIALSIGIHNLGEGLAIGGAYAVGEVSLGAFLVLGFMIHNITEGVAIVAPLSKSKTPLWHLLVLGLVAGAPTIIGTWIGGFTFSRVWSLLLISIGAGAIFQVVLLIYGQMRLASIRRNVQSIVTYRNVIGFMSGLVVMYATGLFVTA
- a CDS encoding NmrA/HSCARG family protein, producing MSDNDKIILVTGATGTQGGAVARNLLDKGWKVRALTRNSESEKALELKSLGAEVVQGDMNDPESLKEPLRGTYGVFSVQNFWEAGNEGEIKLGKTLASAAKEADVKHFVYSSVASADKNTEIVHFDSKFQIEEFIRTIDIPYTIIRPVFFMDNFFMMKEQIEEGNISNAILPEIPLQMIASNDIGIFAAHVFDNPEKYIGKAIDIAGDSVTMPESAELIGDMIGKPVEYTALSMEEFRSAMGDEYATMVDWFNKVGYSVDIAELERSNDIKMKRFNEWLLEVEW
- the hemB gene encoding porphobilinogen synthase is translated as MFTLKRRPRRLRRTASIRDLVRETKLSPEDFIQPYFVVHGKSVRNPISSLPGQFQFSIDELIKDAKETFSLGIKAVILFGIPNSKDSVGSETWNDNGIIQIATKALKDAIPHLLVISDVCFCEYTDHGHCGVVTKSGELDNDATLLNLQKQVISHAKAGVDIVAPSGMIDGMVGAIRSALDDEGHALIPILSYAAKFSSSFYGPFREAVDSSPQFGDRKSYQMDPANRREALREVELDVEEGADIIMVKPALPYLDIIREVKERWDLPVAAYNVSGEYAMIKAAAERGWLDGDAAMLESLISIKRAGADIILTYFAKEAAKAIS
- a CDS encoding acyl-ACP desaturase; this translates as MNEEKTLQQAVDIKTNKTSYTDEEQQIINISDSIVAERIGVARNLESKVEELSNRILRDVDDPKNWQPSDYLPDFADEWEYDINTIQKQSEALPDELLVVLVGDMITEEGLPTYQSLLNRIAPITEITGNQDTAWGKWTRWWTAEENRHGDLLHTHLMFIPRLNMYAVERDIQILLGRGFDPGVGEDPYKLMVYTSFQEKATFISHLGTAKIAKTQGDERLYDICNIISKDELRHFSFYKEVMSEIFDVDQNGAMTAYAHMMKRTISMPAKEMDNSKNPTLFTDFSEVAQATGVYTAKEYAGIIEQLNADWKIRDRDVTTVDASKAQEYLLKLPGRYLKLVERRKSKEFRFDVSKFDWIK
- the hemL gene encoding glutamate-1-semialdehyde 2,1-aminomutase gives rise to the protein MQRSEEFFRRAEKVIPGGVNSPVRAFGAVGGSPPFILSAKGSKIYDVDGNEYIDYVCSWGPLILGHAHPAVAAAIKDAVEKGSSFGAPTENEILLAEKIVETVPSIEKVRLVSSGTEATMSAIRLARAATGRDKIIKFSGCYHGHADSFLVQAGSGALTFGEPSSPGVPGSVTADTLISSYNDPDSLDKLLSDNKGEVAAIIVEPVAANMGCVPPKEGFLEGLRERCDGDGILLIFDEVITGFRVALGGAQELYNVMPDITTLGKIIGGGLPVGAYGGKTELMDMVAPAGAVYQAGTLSGNPLATSAGLTVLNELSKPGTYEKLEQLSAELERGLNDGISSLKVEAAVQRVGSLLCIYFTDKPIEKLEDIPDNVSGRYKNYFHTMLESGIYLAPSAYEAMFISLAHSSEDIEITISKSVLAFEESR